One genomic region from Spirosoma sp. KCTC 42546 encodes:
- a CDS encoding acetoacetate decarboxylase family protein, which yields MAVPKRIRDYEGRYSFVDGIPFKLPVSATDSPALMAAFPCNYDAALKLMPGNELFPVRLPNGKAVFIVTIINYVHTTIGKYIEYSLAVACTHGPKPAPRLLPALFQKFFKTGQFILDLPVSTEISVKGGKGIWGMPKHKANLDFIVTDTVVSSQYEKDGQFAFRIEMDRPKRASIHLNIGSINYSHFRNMLMASYIYFDSKAGINLMSKAQARLYLGDHPKVARLHTLNIEPKALFTAFLPSSHGVLDDHFECWFVTYKTPETDTSEGLSSVFGLENKEEWLPAPSITDFQRYKL from the coding sequence ATGGCAGTACCTAAACGCATTCGAGATTATGAAGGGCGCTATTCATTCGTGGATGGCATTCCATTTAAATTACCTGTTAGCGCAACAGATTCGCCCGCGCTCATGGCTGCTTTCCCCTGCAACTACGACGCGGCTCTCAAGCTGATGCCAGGTAATGAGTTGTTTCCGGTTCGCTTGCCAAATGGGAAGGCCGTCTTTATTGTCACCATCATTAATTACGTTCACACAACCATTGGCAAGTACATTGAGTACAGCCTGGCTGTTGCCTGTACCCACGGCCCCAAACCCGCTCCCCGTTTACTACCGGCCCTGTTTCAAAAGTTTTTTAAAACAGGGCAGTTCATTCTCGATCTGCCCGTGAGTACCGAGATTTCAGTAAAAGGGGGCAAAGGCATCTGGGGAATGCCCAAACACAAAGCCAACCTGGATTTCATTGTTACCGATACAGTCGTCTCATCGCAGTACGAAAAAGATGGCCAGTTTGCCTTTCGAATTGAAATGGACCGACCGAAACGGGCCAGCATTCACCTGAATATCGGCTCGATCAATTACAGCCATTTCCGGAACATGCTGATGGCTTCCTACATTTATTTCGACTCCAAAGCAGGCATCAACTTGATGAGTAAAGCGCAGGCTCGCCTATACCTGGGTGATCATCCCAAAGTGGCCCGATTGCATACGCTCAACATCGAACCGAAGGCGTTGTTTACGGCTTTCCTGCCCAGTTCGCACGGAGTTCTCGACGACCATTTTGAGTGTTGGTTTGTTACCTACAAAACCCCCGAAACCGATACCTCGGAAGGTCTGTCGAGCGTCTTCGGACTGGAGAACAAGGAGGAGTGGTTACCGGCACCTTCGATTACTGATTTTCAGCGCTATAAACTCTAA
- a CDS encoding SDR family oxidoreductase codes for MKTTQNTILITGGSAGIGFELARQFDQKGNHVIITGRSEERLQKAAAQLKNVTAIAFDVTNEADVNRLVDRLQTDFPKLNILINNAGNAFYYKLEAEANAFEKAGEEMLTNYLSVIRLTEKLVPLLSKQEESAIVNVSSIVAFAPNHKLPTYAASKAALHSYTQSLRITLERSSTTKVFELMPPLVNTDFSQAIGGENGIAPSVVADDLLSALENDNYEIHVGNTAQIYALSLSSPAGALAVMNA; via the coding sequence ATGAAAACGACTCAGAATACGATCCTAATTACCGGTGGAAGTGCCGGCATCGGCTTTGAATTAGCCAGACAATTCGATCAGAAAGGCAATCACGTTATCATTACGGGTAGGAGCGAAGAGCGTTTGCAAAAAGCGGCTGCTCAACTGAAGAACGTAACAGCTATCGCCTTCGACGTCACCAATGAGGCAGACGTGAACCGGTTGGTGGATCGTTTGCAAACTGACTTCCCAAAGCTGAACATTCTGATCAATAATGCCGGAAATGCCTTTTATTATAAGCTAGAGGCTGAGGCTAATGCCTTTGAAAAAGCGGGCGAAGAAATGCTCACCAATTACCTCTCGGTAATCCGGCTTACCGAAAAACTGGTGCCTTTGTTAAGCAAGCAGGAAGAATCGGCGATTGTCAATGTATCCTCTATCGTAGCCTTCGCACCCAATCACAAGTTACCTACCTATGCAGCCAGCAAAGCGGCTCTACATTCGTATACGCAATCGTTGCGGATTACACTGGAACGAAGCTCAACAACCAAAGTTTTTGAACTGATGCCTCCGCTGGTCAATACCGATTTCTCACAGGCAATAGGTGGCGAAAATGGAATTGCTCCCTCAGTGGTTGCCGATGATTTACTTAGTGCACTGGAAAATGACAACTATGAAATTCACGTGGGCAATACGGCCCAGATCTATGCTTTGTCACTCTCATCGCCAGCGGGTGCTTTAGCTGTCATGAATGCCTGA
- a CDS encoding alpha/beta hydrolase yields MIHEADFERIPFDALDGFKLNFWRYRGTDTSKGPILLIHGAGVRANLFNPPNQPNIIEMLAAAGYDVWLENWRASIEFAENEWDLDQAGLYDHPAAVQKICDVTGYSDMKAIVHCQGSTSFMISVVLGLVPQVKTIITNAVSLHPVEQEFSVLKLTTLVPLVSRITNYLNPQWGKVAPTLKAKLLRAFVNTFHWENDTPVGKFVSFTYGTGWPALWELANLTDETKNWIQGEFGAVPLRFFQHIRRSVKQGALVPFTGAGTYVDQPPKTSARFVFFAGKLNKCFSWKSQLRTYEYLNTLEPNRHSLHLLPTYSHLDVFFGKEAHQEVFPTMIRELNDPT; encoded by the coding sequence ATGATACACGAGGCCGATTTTGAACGCATTCCCTTCGATGCCCTGGATGGATTCAAGCTCAATTTCTGGCGTTATAGAGGAACAGATACCAGCAAAGGCCCCATTTTATTGATTCATGGTGCGGGTGTACGTGCCAATTTATTCAACCCACCCAATCAGCCAAATATTATTGAGATGCTGGCCGCAGCAGGCTACGACGTATGGCTCGAAAACTGGCGTGCGAGTATCGAATTTGCCGAAAATGAGTGGGATTTAGATCAGGCCGGATTATACGATCATCCGGCTGCCGTTCAGAAAATATGCGACGTTACGGGCTACTCCGACATGAAAGCCATTGTCCACTGCCAGGGGTCAACCAGCTTCATGATTTCGGTGGTTTTAGGATTAGTACCGCAGGTGAAAACCATTATTACAAATGCGGTTTCACTGCACCCCGTTGAGCAGGAATTTTCGGTTTTGAAGCTGACTACGTTAGTCCCTCTTGTCAGTCGAATTACCAACTACCTGAATCCGCAATGGGGAAAGGTGGCACCTACTCTGAAGGCTAAGCTGTTACGGGCTTTTGTCAATACATTTCACTGGGAGAATGATACCCCCGTTGGCAAGTTTGTCAGTTTCACCTACGGAACTGGCTGGCCCGCACTCTGGGAACTAGCCAACCTGACCGACGAAACGAAAAACTGGATTCAGGGCGAATTTGGGGCGGTACCGCTGCGCTTTTTTCAGCACATCCGGCGTAGTGTCAAGCAGGGAGCGCTGGTGCCTTTTACTGGGGCAGGTACCTATGTCGATCAGCCACCTAAAACATCGGCTCGCTTCGTCTTTTTTGCCGGAAAACTCAATAAATGCTTTAGCTGGAAAAGTCAGCTAAGAACGTACGAATACCTGAACACACTTGAGCCTAACCGGCACAGTCTGCACCTATTACCCACCTACAGCCATCTGGATGTTTTCTTTGGAAAAGAAGCTCACCAGGAAGTTTTTCCGACAATGATTCGGGAACTGAATGACCCTACGTAA
- a CDS encoding GMC oxidoreductase, with the protein MQLKLSKAIADIKSAYDVVVIGSGYGGSIAASRMARAGKRVCLLEKGREIRPGEFPRTLDESSPQLQIHSKQGHVGNHTGLFDVYVGDGISVVKGCGLGGTSLINANVSIEPEMRVFERSSWPTAVKNDLDGLFAGMAKAKEMLRPTGYPVGTPGYPELPKTVAHQKSAAALGEVFSYVPINVNFENKPEGNHVGVAQQACNNCGDCCSGCNVSAKNTTLMNYLPDAVNFGTDIFCEVAVSHIERQGEKWQVYYQIMNVGREKFQAPLLFVEADLVFLGAGTLGSTEILLRSAQKGTLSLSTKLGDRFTGNGDVLGFGYNTDHSINGIGYGDGTDVAPVGPCITSVIDARGKPVLDDGMVIEEGSIPGSIRSLVKPMLFFSSRLEGQHGQPGLANWVEERARETESLFRGAYHGALNNTQTYLIMTHDDDSGKMSLSQKGDLTIDWPEVGKEKIFQKANDNLQKATQALGGTFVKNPTWTKEFDFDLVTVHPLGGCIMGDNAEMGVTDHKGQVFHGQTGTELYLNLYVADGAIIPCSLGTNPLLTISGFAERNVKLIAEEHGWSINYDFPTLKAKEAAMTPVGVQFTETMKGYFSANEKDDYQAGLDKGRADNSYMAFTLTIQVQNVGMFLNDPTHLAGMAGTVIAPHLSTKPMTVSEGQFNLFIADANNSQQKYMEYSMKMHTPEGKVYFFKGAKNVFDDPGPDMWKDLTTLFITIYDGDSIVSPVLGKGILKIEIADFAQQLTTMKALHADGLLHKSEALAAFGKLFAGDVWETYFLN; encoded by the coding sequence ATGCAGCTTAAACTATCGAAGGCTATTGCCGATATAAAATCCGCTTATGATGTAGTGGTTATTGGTTCAGGTTACGGTGGAAGTATTGCCGCTTCGCGGATGGCCAGAGCTGGTAAACGAGTTTGTTTACTGGAAAAAGGACGGGAGATTCGCCCCGGTGAATTTCCCAGAACACTCGATGAATCCTCCCCTCAGTTGCAGATTCATTCCAAACAAGGCCATGTTGGTAATCACACCGGCCTTTTCGATGTGTATGTTGGTGATGGCATCAGCGTCGTAAAAGGCTGCGGTTTAGGGGGGACGTCGCTCATCAATGCGAACGTATCCATTGAGCCGGAAATGCGCGTCTTTGAGCGGAGTAGTTGGCCAACTGCTGTAAAGAATGACCTTGACGGCCTGTTTGCCGGAATGGCCAAAGCGAAAGAAATGCTACGACCAACGGGCTACCCAGTTGGTACGCCGGGTTATCCTGAACTGCCGAAAACAGTAGCTCATCAAAAATCGGCCGCGGCTCTGGGCGAAGTTTTTAGTTACGTGCCAATTAACGTCAACTTTGAAAATAAGCCAGAAGGAAACCATGTTGGCGTGGCTCAGCAAGCCTGTAATAATTGTGGGGACTGTTGCTCAGGCTGCAACGTGTCGGCCAAGAATACAACCCTGATGAACTACCTGCCCGATGCCGTCAACTTCGGGACCGATATTTTCTGTGAAGTAGCCGTCAGCCATATTGAACGACAGGGGGAGAAATGGCAGGTGTATTACCAGATTATGAACGTGGGACGCGAAAAATTTCAGGCTCCCCTGTTGTTTGTAGAAGCTGATCTGGTATTCCTGGGCGCGGGCACTTTAGGTAGTACCGAGATCTTACTTCGATCAGCTCAGAAAGGGACACTTTCACTTTCGACCAAATTAGGCGACCGCTTTACGGGCAATGGCGATGTGCTGGGATTTGGTTATAACACAGATCATTCCATAAACGGCATTGGGTACGGAGATGGTACGGATGTGGCACCTGTAGGTCCGTGCATTACATCGGTGATTGATGCCCGTGGTAAACCAGTACTGGACGATGGTATGGTCATTGAGGAGGGTAGTATTCCAGGCTCTATTCGATCCTTAGTAAAACCCATGCTCTTTTTCTCGTCCCGCCTGGAAGGGCAGCATGGCCAACCCGGCCTGGCGAATTGGGTAGAAGAACGAGCTCGTGAAACCGAGAGCCTGTTTCGGGGAGCGTATCATGGTGCGTTAAACAATACGCAGACGTATCTGATCATGACCCACGACGATGATAGTGGTAAAATGTCCCTCAGCCAAAAAGGTGACCTGACCATTGACTGGCCGGAGGTAGGCAAGGAGAAAATTTTCCAGAAGGCTAATGACAATCTACAGAAGGCTACGCAGGCTCTGGGTGGCACGTTTGTTAAGAATCCTACCTGGACTAAAGAATTTGATTTTGATCTGGTTACGGTTCATCCGCTGGGCGGCTGCATTATGGGCGACAACGCCGAAATGGGCGTAACCGATCACAAAGGTCAGGTTTTTCACGGGCAGACCGGGACAGAATTGTATCTTAATCTGTACGTAGCCGATGGCGCGATTATTCCCTGCTCGTTGGGCACCAATCCATTACTGACCATTTCGGGCTTTGCCGAACGCAATGTGAAGCTGATTGCCGAAGAACATGGCTGGTCGATCAACTACGATTTTCCGACGCTGAAAGCCAAAGAAGCCGCCATGACGCCCGTTGGTGTCCAGTTCACCGAAACGATGAAAGGTTATTTTTCAGCGAATGAAAAAGACGATTATCAGGCAGGTTTAGATAAAGGCAGAGCCGACAATTCGTATATGGCCTTTACACTAACCATCCAGGTGCAGAACGTAGGCATGTTTCTGAACGACCCTACGCACCTGGCGGGTATGGCCGGGACGGTAATCGCCCCACATCTGTCTACAAAGCCGATGACGGTTTCTGAAGGCCAGTTCAATCTGTTCATCGCCGATGCCAACAATTCGCAGCAGAAGTATATGGAATACAGCATGAAGATGCACACACCAGAAGGCAAGGTGTATTTCTTCAAGGGGGCCAAAAACGTGTTCGATGATCCGGGGCCTGATATGTGGAAAGACCTGACTACATTATTCATCACCATCTATGACGGCGATAGCATTGTTTCGCCGGTTTTGGGTAAAGGGATTCTAAAAATCGAAATCGCTGATTTTGCCCAACAACTGACAACAATGAAAGCCCTGCATGCGGATGGGTTGCTCCATAAATCAGAAGCGCTGGCAGCATTCGGAAAACTGTTTGCGGGCGATGTTTGGGAAACCTACTTCCTGAATTGA
- a CDS encoding ATP-binding protein, producing the protein MKKAVLTYTLLLLISFCATAQKATFEFFTTADGLSGNNTSSVTQDDQGFIWFVNDDKLHRYDGRNFVVYPTPRELSAGREHLLGLASWQDSLLFVWSEHYPFLFNPKTGNWQHIELKEKDSKNDGRRFWKTLGQANSLMSRVKKGFGVAYAWSSQKNKLTPARLSKPNPLLSTYYWSGMDAFDYTLSYVDTLYQVDKSGHTQTVTPLGNICTDCYNLNFQTATDGTIKLLVNFRFYQLDKAKNRFVPHPANRFLQASQAKLLRFVVEKNGSIWACGYDRALIYYDAVNDTLYDFHDELKRLLPNRNDFKGLFQDRTGIVWVDTRLGLLKVRPKSNPFDTYFSGLNQANAYYSFRGFTEDAKGLIYGVYYEGIATLDPAKKRPQRNYTFSPILNLFDLATEGDRVWINGGQLLNPKSGQLTNVPSAFLENPYSDNGFFAKDKNGTLWWASHYFLYRLDKLATGFHWRKELELSEKIFNKTDALHVGAKSGKLWLSFNGKLLQYDPKTKKQHWLDLRNGELSISRITTIQEDRNGKLWLGTDAGLVYIDPVSGTRKHYTVNEGLPNNFICGLLTEGDSCLWLSTNHGLSRFHIPTRTFINFLEEDGLTYNEFNRKSYFKAHDGRMFFGGMRGVNAFFPKEVMQTYRNRDQSAQLVLTSFEHTDERLDTVLREINFARKPKIQIYNWDWSYTFEYALTDYDNPSEIFYSYKMEGYKDSWSPPSKFNFTRFNSLPSGEYVFRVKARDSRGRWHPNELAVIVVVHPPWWATWWAYLTYFLLLLGIAYGIYSFLKKRLLLQNELKLEQQEAQRLKELDQFKSRLYTNLTHEFRTPLTVILGMVGQIRSQPGKYLDEGARLIENNSQNLLRLVNQLLDLSKLENKSFQLNVQLANIEPYLRYITESFQTFANSQNLSLRFVTTSESLVMDYDPEQIKQVLTNLISNALKFTPSGGDIRVRMVEAGDQLIIEVQDTGIGIADNDLPHVFDRFYQVDGSHTRQGEGTGIGLAHTQELVKLMGGQINVKSELGIGTTFSICIPVTRNAPESDRRASIQDPVIEVIASNHPLLLPDESIHHSSLIAQHSSLPHLLLIEDNSDIVIYLKSCLEGLYQVDVAYNGKIGIEKALESIPDIIISDVMMPEKDGYQVCDVLKNDERTSHIPIILLTAKAGTDARLTGLKRGADAYLTKPFHKEELLVQLAMLVEKQKRLIAHFSKKQLIEAPAPVIEQAVEDAFALEDAFVQKVAEIVAENFADDGFGLLQLCQTIGMSRSQLFRKMKALMDTSPSDFIRSYRLTRAKLLLETTDLSVSEVAWRTGYKNPSHFSTSFQEEFRIAPSEIRK; encoded by the coding sequence ATGAAAAAGGCGGTTCTGACTTACACGTTGCTACTGCTTATCTCCTTTTGTGCAACAGCCCAAAAGGCAACGTTCGAATTTTTTACGACGGCCGACGGACTGTCGGGAAATAATACCTCCTCGGTCACGCAGGATGATCAGGGCTTCATCTGGTTTGTGAATGATGATAAACTTCATCGTTATGATGGACGGAATTTTGTGGTGTACCCAACGCCAAGGGAGTTATCGGCTGGTCGGGAACACTTATTGGGCCTGGCCTCCTGGCAAGATTCATTGCTATTTGTATGGAGCGAACATTATCCATTTCTGTTCAATCCAAAAACAGGAAATTGGCAACACATAGAACTCAAGGAGAAGGATAGTAAAAACGACGGGCGTCGTTTTTGGAAAACCTTAGGGCAAGCTAATAGCCTGATGAGCAGAGTGAAAAAAGGCTTTGGTGTAGCCTACGCCTGGTCGTCTCAGAAGAATAAATTAACGCCTGCCCGCCTGTCCAAACCCAATCCTTTGCTCAGTACCTATTATTGGTCTGGCATGGACGCCTTCGATTACACGCTCAGCTATGTTGATACGCTCTACCAAGTGGACAAATCTGGCCATACGCAAACGGTAACCCCACTGGGTAATATTTGTACCGATTGCTATAATCTTAACTTTCAAACTGCAACTGACGGCACGATAAAACTACTGGTGAATTTTCGTTTTTATCAATTGGACAAGGCTAAAAACAGATTTGTACCCCATCCTGCCAATCGTTTTTTGCAAGCTAGCCAAGCTAAATTACTTCGATTTGTTGTAGAAAAAAACGGTAGTATCTGGGCTTGTGGTTACGACAGAGCGCTTATTTATTATGACGCCGTAAATGATACACTGTACGATTTTCATGATGAATTGAAACGATTACTCCCGAATCGCAACGATTTCAAGGGTTTATTTCAAGATAGAACCGGAATTGTCTGGGTAGATACCAGGCTGGGTTTACTGAAGGTAAGGCCGAAATCTAATCCATTTGATACCTATTTTAGTGGACTGAATCAGGCCAATGCCTATTATAGTTTCAGAGGATTCACTGAGGACGCAAAAGGGCTGATTTATGGGGTATACTACGAAGGGATCGCAACCTTAGACCCCGCCAAAAAACGACCACAACGTAATTATACGTTTAGCCCCATCCTCAACTTATTCGACCTTGCCACCGAAGGGGATCGAGTCTGGATAAATGGCGGGCAACTTTTAAATCCGAAATCGGGCCAGTTAACCAATGTGCCGAGTGCATTTCTTGAAAATCCCTACAGCGATAATGGTTTTTTCGCCAAAGACAAAAACGGAACCTTGTGGTGGGCTTCTCATTACTTTTTGTATCGCTTAGATAAGCTGGCAACTGGTTTTCATTGGCGTAAGGAACTGGAGTTATCCGAGAAAATCTTCAATAAGACTGATGCACTTCATGTAGGAGCAAAAAGTGGAAAATTATGGCTCAGCTTCAACGGGAAACTGTTGCAATATGATCCCAAAACCAAAAAACAGCATTGGCTAGACCTCAGAAATGGGGAGCTGTCCATTTCTCGCATCACAACCATCCAGGAAGACCGAAACGGGAAGCTTTGGTTAGGTACAGATGCCGGGCTTGTTTATATTGATCCTGTCAGCGGCACCAGGAAGCACTACACAGTAAATGAAGGCTTGCCCAATAATTTTATTTGTGGCCTGTTGACCGAAGGCGATTCCTGCCTGTGGTTAAGTACTAATCATGGGCTTTCCCGGTTTCATATTCCTACCAGAACATTCATCAATTTTTTAGAAGAAGATGGCCTGACCTACAACGAATTTAACCGGAAGTCTTATTTCAAAGCCCATGATGGCCGGATGTTTTTTGGGGGTATGCGGGGCGTCAACGCTTTTTTTCCAAAAGAGGTGATGCAAACGTACCGAAATAGGGATCAGAGCGCTCAACTAGTGCTTACATCGTTTGAGCACACAGATGAAAGGCTTGATACCGTTCTGCGGGAAATTAATTTTGCCCGCAAGCCCAAAATCCAAATCTACAATTGGGATTGGTCGTACACGTTTGAGTATGCGCTGACAGATTATGACAATCCCAGTGAGATCTTCTACAGTTATAAAATGGAAGGCTATAAAGACAGTTGGTCTCCCCCTTCCAAATTTAATTTTACCCGATTCAATAGTTTACCCAGTGGCGAATATGTTTTCCGGGTGAAAGCGCGGGATAGTCGGGGACGGTGGCACCCGAATGAACTGGCTGTGATCGTAGTAGTGCATCCGCCCTGGTGGGCTACCTGGTGGGCCTATCTCACCTATTTTTTGCTGCTTTTAGGCATTGCTTATGGGATCTATTCTTTTTTGAAAAAACGCTTGCTGCTCCAAAATGAACTGAAACTGGAACAACAGGAAGCCCAGCGACTCAAAGAGCTGGATCAGTTTAAAAGTCGACTTTATACGAATCTCACCCACGAATTTCGCACCCCACTGACCGTTATCCTTGGTATGGTTGGGCAAATTCGGAGCCAACCCGGAAAATACCTTGACGAAGGAGCCCGGCTTATCGAAAACAATAGCCAAAATCTTCTTCGCCTTGTTAATCAGTTACTTGACCTCTCCAAACTTGAAAACAAATCGTTTCAGTTGAATGTACAACTGGCCAACATTGAGCCCTATCTGCGCTACATCACCGAATCGTTTCAAACGTTCGCGAATAGCCAAAACTTATCCCTCCGATTTGTTACGACTTCGGAGTCGCTTGTGATGGATTACGATCCAGAACAAATAAAACAAGTGTTAACGAACCTGATTTCCAATGCACTTAAATTCACCCCATCGGGTGGCGACATCAGGGTTCGCATGGTAGAGGCTGGAGATCAGTTGATAATCGAGGTGCAGGATACAGGTATTGGCATTGCTGACAATGATCTGCCTCACGTGTTCGACCGTTTTTATCAGGTAGATGGCTCGCATACCCGTCAGGGTGAGGGCACCGGTATCGGTCTGGCGCATACGCAGGAATTAGTCAAATTGATGGGTGGCCAAATTAACGTGAAAAGCGAGCTTGGCATAGGAACTACGTTTTCCATTTGCATACCCGTGACAAGAAATGCCCCAGAAAGTGACAGAAGGGCGTCAATACAGGACCCAGTCATAGAGGTGATTGCGTCAAATCACCCACTTTTGTTACCCGACGAGTCTATTCATCATTCATCTCTCATCGCTCAGCATTCTTCCCTCCCCCATCTTCTTCTAATCGAAGACAATTCCGACATCGTTATTTATCTCAAGTCCTGTCTTGAGGGACTGTATCAGGTGGATGTAGCTTACAATGGTAAAATTGGTATCGAAAAAGCCCTTGAAAGCATACCGGATATCATTATAAGCGATGTGATGATGCCCGAAAAAGATGGCTACCAGGTTTGTGATGTACTGAAGAACGATGAGCGTACGAGCCACATTCCCATCATTTTATTGACTGCCAAAGCAGGTACCGACGCCAGATTAACGGGCTTGAAACGCGGTGCGGATGCTTATCTGACTAAGCCATTTCATAAGGAGGAACTGCTGGTACAACTGGCAATGCTGGTGGAGAAGCAAAAGCGATTAATCGCCCATTTCTCCAAAAAACAACTCATAGAGGCACCTGCACCAGTTATTGAACAGGCAGTAGAAGACGCTTTTGCGCTGGAAGATGCGTTTGTGCAAAAGGTGGCAGAAATTGTGGCGGAAAACTTCGCCGATGACGGGTTTGGCTTACTACAGCTCTGCCAAACAATTGGTATGAGCCGATCCCAATTGTTTCGAAAAATGAAAGCGTTGATGGATACATCGCCTTCCGATTTCATCCGCTCTTACCGCCTTACCAGAGCCAAACTTCTTCTGGAAACGACTGATCTCAGCGTATCGGAGGTGGCCTGGCGAACAGGATACAAAAACCCCAGCCATTTTTCTACTTCATTTCAGGAAGAATTTAGGATTGCCCCAAGCGAAATTAGAAAGTAA
- a CDS encoding TetR/AcrR family transcriptional regulator, whose translation MENNLSKAERTRQFIIESTAGIFNTKGYAGTSLSDLTEATGLTKGSIYGNFGSKEEVALACFDYNLSKINRAVQQRLDQETSFHKKLLVYTQVYHSFNGISFPEGGCPILNTAVDADDTNNLLKDKAAKAILAWKKRLIDLLRGGIAAGEFKADVSPEQTALSMIALIEGGIMIAKVTNDPTSLVKILKTVELLITQLKT comes from the coding sequence ATGGAAAACAATTTGTCTAAAGCAGAGCGAACCCGGCAGTTCATTATCGAATCAACGGCGGGTATATTCAATACAAAAGGGTATGCTGGAACGTCGTTATCTGACTTGACAGAAGCTACTGGTTTGACCAAGGGGAGTATTTACGGGAATTTTGGCAGTAAAGAAGAAGTAGCCCTGGCTTGTTTTGATTATAACCTCTCCAAAATTAACCGGGCAGTTCAACAACGGCTCGATCAGGAGACTTCGTTCCATAAAAAGCTGCTCGTATATACACAGGTCTATCATAGTTTTAATGGAATCTCCTTTCCTGAAGGAGGTTGCCCTATTTTAAATACAGCTGTTGATGCCGACGATACCAATAATCTATTGAAAGATAAAGCCGCCAAGGCGATTCTGGCCTGGAAGAAACGGCTGATTGATTTACTACGCGGAGGCATAGCTGCTGGAGAGTTTAAGGCAGACGTTTCGCCTGAGCAAACCGCTTTATCGATGATCGCATTGATTGAAGGAGGGATTATGATTGCCAAAGTAACGAACGACCCGACCAGCTTAGTCAAAATCCTTAAAACTGTAGAACTGTTGATCACTCAATTAAAAACATAA
- a CDS encoding patatin: MLRLIILGISVLTFISGLVQMIQPGFVLDFVGGESTPVTRHFFGTIGMFMLILGGLMVQVLYEAQVSRAALFWGGLQKFGAAIAVGIGIMHGLMSPIAGLVASFDFVSGILFFVYLRSLKE; the protein is encoded by the coding sequence ATGCTACGTCTTATCATTTTAGGTATCTCCGTACTAACGTTCATCTCGGGTCTGGTTCAGATGATACAACCCGGTTTTGTGCTGGATTTTGTAGGGGGCGAAAGCACGCCTGTGACCCGCCATTTTTTCGGGACAATAGGCATGTTTATGCTGATTTTGGGCGGTCTTATGGTACAGGTACTCTATGAAGCCCAGGTATCGCGGGCCGCTCTGTTTTGGGGAGGATTGCAGAAATTTGGGGCTGCTATTGCGGTTGGAATAGGCATCATGCACGGGCTTATGTCGCCCATTGCCGGTCTGGTAGCCAGCTTCGATTTCGTGTCAGGAATCCTGTTTTTTGTCTACCTGCGAAGTTTGAAAGAGTAG